In Mixophyes fleayi isolate aMixFle1 chromosome 4, aMixFle1.hap1, whole genome shotgun sequence, the following proteins share a genomic window:
- the SLC35B4 gene encoding nucleotide sugar transporter SLC35B4 isoform X1: MHPTVAVGLVFFGCCSNVVFLECLARKFPGCGNIVTFAQFVFIATEGFIFQAQFGRKRPAIPLRYYVTMVAMFFTVSVVNNYALNLNISMPLHMIFRSGSLIANMILGIIILNKRYSSSKYLSIILVSMGIFICTLMSAKQMTTHSTSSEDEGFEAFLWWLLGIAALTLALLLSARMGIFQETLYKQYGKHSKEALFYNHALPLPGFLLLAPDIYNHAIMFTQSEPFKLPLMGIQMPIMWFYLLMNVITQYACIRGVFILTTECPSLTVTLVVTLRKFLSLIFSILYFNNPFTTWHWIGTFLVFVGTLLYTEVWKGIQTAPTKYTKETKED; encoded by the exons ATGCATCCGACTGTGGCTGTGGGCTTAGTATTCTTTGGTTGTTGCAGTAATGTGGTATTTTTAGAATGCTTAGCAAG AAAATTCCCAGGATGTGGAAACATAGTGACTTTTGCACAGTTTGTGTTCATCGCAACAGAAGGCTTTATCTTTCAAGCACAGTTTGGAAGGAAGCGACCTGCTATTCCATTAAG GTATTACGTTACTATGGTGGCGATGTTTTTTACTGTCAGCGTGGTGAATAATTATGCTCTGAACCTTAATATCTCTATGCCGCTACACATGATATTTAGATCG GGATCTTTGATAGCAAACATGATCCTAGGTATTATTATCCTTAATAAGCG GTACAGTTCATCCAAGTACTTGTCCATTATCCTAGTGTCTATGGGGATCTTTATTTGCACATTGATGTCTGCAAAACAAATG ACAACCCATTCAACGTCCAGTGAAGATGAAGGGTTTGAAGCCTTTCTCTGGTGGCTTTTAG GTATTGCTGCTCTGACCTTAGCCCTTCTACTGTCAGCCAGAATGGGGATCTTCCAGGAAACACTCTATAAGCAATATGGGAAGCATTCTAAGGAAGCATTATTTTATAAC CATGCGTTACCACTGCCAGGGTTCCTGCTTCTTGCCCCGGACATCTATAATCATGCAATTATGTTCACTCAGAGTG AACCGTTTAAGCTGCCGCTGATGGGAATCCAGATGCCGATCATGTGGTTTTATCTGCTCATGAATGTTATTACTCA ATATGCGTGCATCCGCGGAGTATTTATCCTTACCACAGAGTGCCCCTCTCTCACGGTTACCCTGGTCGTCACACTGCGAAAATTCCTCAGCCTTATCTTTTCTATTCTGTACTTTAATAATCCTTTTACCACCTGGCACTGGATTGGCACCTTTCTAGTTTTTGTGGGTACACTGTTGTACACCGAGGTGTGGAAGGGCATCCAGACTGCTCCCACCAAGTACACGAAGGAAACAAAGGAAGACTAG
- the SLC35B4 gene encoding nucleotide sugar transporter SLC35B4 isoform X2, with the protein MLSKKIPRMWKHSDFCTVCVHRNRRLYLSSTVWKEATCYSIKGSLIANMILGIIILNKRYSSSKYLSIILVSMGIFICTLMSAKQMTTHSTSSEDEGFEAFLWWLLGIAALTLALLLSARMGIFQETLYKQYGKHSKEALFYNHALPLPGFLLLAPDIYNHAIMFTQSEPFKLPLMGIQMPIMWFYLLMNVITQYACIRGVFILTTECPSLTVTLVVTLRKFLSLIFSILYFNNPFTTWHWIGTFLVFVGTLLYTEVWKGIQTAPTKYTKETKED; encoded by the exons ATGCTTAGCAAG AAAATTCCCAGGATGTGGAAACATAGTGACTTTTGCACAGTTTGTGTTCATCGCAACAGAAGGCTTTATCTTTCAAGCACAGTTTGGAAGGAAGCGACCTGCTATTCCATTAAG GGATCTTTGATAGCAAACATGATCCTAGGTATTATTATCCTTAATAAGCG GTACAGTTCATCCAAGTACTTGTCCATTATCCTAGTGTCTATGGGGATCTTTATTTGCACATTGATGTCTGCAAAACAAATG ACAACCCATTCAACGTCCAGTGAAGATGAAGGGTTTGAAGCCTTTCTCTGGTGGCTTTTAG GTATTGCTGCTCTGACCTTAGCCCTTCTACTGTCAGCCAGAATGGGGATCTTCCAGGAAACACTCTATAAGCAATATGGGAAGCATTCTAAGGAAGCATTATTTTATAAC CATGCGTTACCACTGCCAGGGTTCCTGCTTCTTGCCCCGGACATCTATAATCATGCAATTATGTTCACTCAGAGTG AACCGTTTAAGCTGCCGCTGATGGGAATCCAGATGCCGATCATGTGGTTTTATCTGCTCATGAATGTTATTACTCA ATATGCGTGCATCCGCGGAGTATTTATCCTTACCACAGAGTGCCCCTCTCTCACGGTTACCCTGGTCGTCACACTGCGAAAATTCCTCAGCCTTATCTTTTCTATTCTGTACTTTAATAATCCTTTTACCACCTGGCACTGGATTGGCACCTTTCTAGTTTTTGTGGGTACACTGTTGTACACCGAGGTGTGGAAGGGCATCCAGACTGCTCCCACCAAGTACACGAAGGAAACAAAGGAAGACTAG